The following are encoded in a window of Lacinutrix sp. WUR7 genomic DNA:
- a CDS encoding energy transducer TonB encodes MSIKIAKHVSENFNKKLARTIGLEGKVKILVQFIVDKEGKIFGVKTRSSYAILSNEAKRVIEEIPDLESPGYLDGKPILIPYGFPISFEIENSKKERKRLKNKNKS; translated from the coding sequence ATGAGCATAAAAATTGCCAAACATGTTAGTGAAAATTTTAATAAAAAATTAGCTCGAACTATAGGTTTAGAAGGAAAAGTAAAAATTTTAGTCCAATTCATAGTAGATAAAGAAGGAAAGATTTTTGGTGTAAAAACGAGATCATCTTATGCTATTTTATCCAATGAAGCTAAACGAGTAATTGAAGAAATTCCCGATTTAGAAAGTCCGGGATATCTGGATGGAAAACCCATTCTTATCCCTTATGGTTTTCCTATAAGTTTTGAAATAGAAAACTCAAAAAAAGAGCGTAAACGACTTAAAAACAAAAATAAATCTTAA
- a CDS encoding energy transducer TonB, protein MKYLYLFVCFLFTVPSFSQDHLKTINKVTEDTAEVSFSIIEKVPVYSGCDENMGNQALKQCMGSQIATFVGKNFNTKLVKSLNLPAGKHRISVQFKVDKEGNIVGVRARAPHPVLEKEAIRVVRLIPKMDKPGIQKGKPVIVPYGFPISFTVEAPKPLSKKELRKLKKKNKS, encoded by the coding sequence ATGAAATATTTATACCTTTTTGTATGCTTTCTATTTACTGTACCCTCTTTTTCTCAAGACCATCTTAAAACGATAAATAAAGTCACAGAAGATACTGCCGAAGTTTCTTTTTCTATAATTGAAAAAGTACCCGTTTACTCTGGTTGTGATGAAAACATGGGAAATCAAGCACTTAAACAATGTATGGGTTCTCAAATAGCGACTTTTGTTGGTAAAAACTTTAACACAAAACTAGTAAAATCACTAAACCTTCCTGCCGGAAAGCATAGAATTAGTGTGCAATTTAAAGTAGATAAAGAAGGTAATATCGTAGGTGTTAGAGCAAGAGCTCCACATCCAGTATTAGAAAAAGAAGCCATTCGTGTAGTTCGACTAATTCCTAAAATGGATAAACCAGGAATTCAAAAAGGAAAACCAGTTATTGTACCTTATGGATTCCCTATAAGCTTTACAGTAGAAGCACCTAAACCTTTATCTAAAAAGGAATTACGAAAATTAAAAAAGAAAAACAAATCTTAA
- a CDS encoding thymidylate synthase, whose translation MKQYLDLVQHVLDNGNQKGDRTGTGTKSVFGHQMRFDLSEGFPMVTTKKLHLKSIIYELLWFLKGDTNINYLTENGVKIWNSWADENGDLGPVYGHQWRNWNDDEIDQIKEVIHALKTNPNSRRMLVSAWNPSVLPDTSKSFSQNVANGKAALPPCHAFFQFYVADGKLSCQLYQRSADIFLGVPFNIASYALFTMMMAQVCGYQAGDFIHTFGDAHIYSNHIEQLELQLSRETRALPKMKINPDVKDIFDFTFDDFTLEDYNPHPHIKGAVAV comes from the coding sequence ATGAAACAATATTTAGACCTAGTACAACACGTTTTAGACAACGGAAACCAAAAAGGAGATAGAACAGGAACAGGAACAAAAAGTGTTTTTGGTCACCAAATGCGTTTTGATTTAAGTGAAGGTTTCCCAATGGTAACCACTAAAAAATTACACTTAAAATCTATTATTTACGAATTGCTTTGGTTTTTAAAAGGAGATACAAACATTAATTACCTTACCGAAAACGGCGTAAAAATATGGAATAGTTGGGCAGACGAAAATGGCGACTTAGGCCCTGTTTATGGACACCAATGGCGAAACTGGAATGATGATGAAATTGATCAAATAAAAGAAGTAATTCACGCTTTAAAAACCAATCCGAATAGTAGAAGAATGTTAGTTTCTGCCTGGAATCCTTCGGTTTTACCAGATACTTCAAAATCTTTTAGCCAGAATGTTGCTAATGGTAAAGCAGCGCTTCCTCCTTGTCACGCTTTCTTTCAGTTTTATGTAGCTGACGGCAAATTATCTTGCCAACTATACCAACGTAGTGCAGATATCTTTTTAGGTGTACCGTTTAACATTGCATCTTATGCATTGTTTACCATGATGATGGCTCAAGTTTGTGGTTACCAAGCAGGAGATTTTATCCACACTTTTGGGGATGCACATATTTATAGCAACCATATCGAGCAATTAGAATTACAATTATCTCGCGAAACGAGAGCACTTCCTAAAATGAAAATCAATCCAGATGTAAAAGATATTTTCGACTTTACTTTTGATGATTTCACACTAGAAGATTACAATCCGCATCCACATATTAAAGGAGCAGTTGCTGTTTAA
- a CDS encoding NupC/NupG family nucleoside CNT transporter — protein MKNFVLAIVAVFFGFSTTVAQDLEKKWIANNQNNSFETLELHQGEFNTTNASGDYIHQNNLLVFYYNQPNDTIRRYKIKEHTDSTLVFSEKNTEFHFTAFKEKEVAGVINTTDSNNTIIDSQGFSLQSLWRGILGMVSLLVLAFLFSKNRKGINWKTVGIGLVFQLIIAVGVLKVDFIKSVFEVVGKGFISILGFTQAGSEFLFGGMLDITSFGFIFAFQVLPTIIFFSALTSVLFYLGIIQKVVKGMGLLLTKVLGISGAESLSVAGNIFLGQTEAPLLIKAYLEKMNKSEMLLVMIGGMATVAGAVLAAYIGFLGGDDELLQLFYAKHLLAASVMAAPGAIVISKILYPQTEEINTDVHVSSEKIGSNFLDAIANGTTEGLKLAVNVGAMLLVFVAFIAMINGILGGMAGFDGFTIEALNINWHFTSLNDIIANNTPYQSLSLEFILGYLFAPLMWLIGVATEDMALMGQLLGIKLAASEFVGYIQLADLKNAANATHLTYNKSIIMATYMLCGFANFASIGIQIGGIGSLAPGQRKTLSEFGIKALIGGTIASLMSATIAGMIIG, from the coding sequence ATGAAAAATTTTGTATTAGCTATTGTAGCTGTTTTTTTTGGATTTTCTACAACTGTTGCACAAGACCTAGAAAAAAAATGGATAGCAAATAACCAGAACAATAGTTTTGAAACCTTAGAACTACATCAAGGTGAATTTAATACTACAAATGCTTCCGGTGATTACATACATCAAAACAACTTATTGGTTTTTTACTACAACCAACCAAACGATACCATAAGACGGTACAAAATTAAAGAACACACAGATTCTACTTTAGTTTTTTCAGAAAAAAATACAGAATTTCATTTTACAGCATTCAAAGAAAAAGAAGTTGCTGGGGTTATAAATACTACAGATTCAAACAACACCATTATAGACAGTCAAGGGTTTTCTCTACAAAGTTTATGGAGAGGAATCTTAGGTATGGTTTCCCTATTAGTTTTAGCATTTTTATTCAGTAAAAACAGAAAAGGTATCAACTGGAAAACTGTTGGAATTGGTTTAGTATTTCAACTAATAATTGCAGTAGGCGTACTAAAAGTAGACTTTATAAAATCAGTCTTTGAAGTCGTGGGAAAAGGATTCATTTCCATTCTTGGCTTTACACAAGCTGGTAGCGAATTTCTATTTGGAGGCATGCTAGACATTACTTCTTTCGGGTTTATTTTCGCATTTCAAGTATTACCAACAATCATATTCTTTTCCGCACTTACTTCTGTGCTTTTCTACTTAGGTATCATTCAAAAAGTAGTAAAAGGAATGGGTTTATTACTTACTAAAGTTCTTGGTATCTCTGGAGCAGAAAGCTTAAGTGTAGCTGGAAATATTTTTCTGGGACAAACAGAAGCTCCTTTATTAATCAAGGCATATCTAGAAAAAATGAACAAATCAGAAATGCTTCTGGTTATGATTGGTGGAATGGCAACAGTAGCAGGAGCTGTTCTTGCTGCTTATATTGGCTTTTTAGGAGGTGATGATGAATTACTACAATTATTTTATGCGAAACATTTATTAGCTGCATCTGTAATGGCTGCTCCTGGAGCCATAGTAATATCAAAAATTCTTTATCCACAAACCGAAGAAATAAACACCGATGTACACGTTTCTTCAGAAAAAATAGGTTCTAACTTTTTAGATGCTATTGCAAATGGGACAACTGAAGGTTTAAAACTTGCTGTAAATGTTGGTGCTATGCTTTTAGTATTTGTTGCATTTATTGCAATGATAAATGGAATTCTAGGAGGAATGGCTGGTTTTGACGGATTTACAATAGAAGCTTTAAATATCAATTGGCATTTCACTTCTTTAAATGATATCATTGCCAATAACACACCATATCAAAGTCTTTCGCTAGAGTTTATTCTTGGTTACCTCTTTGCCCCTTTAATGTGGTTAATTGGTGTTGCTACAGAAGACATGGCCTTAATGGGACAACTTTTAGGAATCAAACTTGCCGCAAGTGAATTTGTAGGGTACATACAACTAGCAGATTTAAAAAATGCTGCAAATGCAACACACTTAACTTATAACAAGTCCATAATCATGGCAACCTATATGCTATGTGGTTTTGCAAACTTTGCTTCTATTGGTATTCAAATTGGAGGTATTGGTTCTCTTGCACCAGGACAACGTAAAACATTATCCGAATTTGGTATAAAAGCCTTAATTGGTGGTACTATTGCATCACTAATGTCGGCAACTATTGCTGGTATGATAATTGGTTAA
- a CDS encoding bifunctional nuclease family protein: MSLVKLNIKGISYSQTQNGAYALILNEVDGDRKLPIVIGAFEAQSIAIALEKEIRPPRPLTHDLFKNFADRFDIVVKQVIIHKLVDGVFYSSLICERDKIEEIIDARTSDAIALALRFQAPIFTYKNILDKAGIYLKVNPEKEDENLGDDILLDALVTEELETESPNNTFASKTIEELHNMLEEAVANEDYEKAAHIRDEISKR, translated from the coding sequence ATGAGCTTAGTCAAGTTAAACATAAAAGGTATTTCGTATAGCCAAACTCAAAATGGCGCTTATGCCTTGATTTTAAATGAAGTGGATGGAGATAGAAAACTCCCAATAGTTATTGGTGCTTTCGAGGCTCAATCTATTGCTATTGCTTTAGAAAAAGAAATTCGTCCGCCAAGACCACTCACCCACGATTTATTCAAAAATTTTGCAGATCGATTTGATATTGTTGTAAAACAAGTAATCATTCATAAACTAGTAGATGGGGTTTTCTATTCTAGTTTAATTTGCGAACGCGATAAAATTGAAGAAATTATTGACGCTAGAACCAGTGATGCTATTGCCTTAGCTTTACGTTTTCAAGCACCAATTTTTACCTATAAAAATATTTTGGACAAAGCAGGGATTTATTTAAAAGTAAATCCGGAAAAAGAAGACGAAAACCTAGGAGACGATATTCTTTTAGATGCTTTAGTTACGGAAGAATTAGAAACAGAATCACCAAACAACACCTTTGCTAGTAAAACTATTGAAGAATTACACAATATGTTAGAGGAAGCAGTTGCTAATGAAGATTATGAAAAAGCAGCGCATATAAGAGATGAGATCTCTAAACGATAA
- a CDS encoding electron transfer flavoprotein subunit alpha/FixB family protein codes for MSVLVYTESEQGKFKKVALEVASYAKAVANQLGTTVTAVTINASDASILGNYGVDKVLNVTNEQLDAFNAKAYADVIKQAAEKEDAKVVIVSSSADSKYLAPLLAVGLHAGYATNVIEAPSSTSPFTVKRTAFTNKAFNITTINTDVKLVAVSNNSFGLVENSGSASAEDFAPAIPEFGVHVQSVDKASDKVSIADAEIVVSAGRGLKGPENWGMIEELADVLGAATACSKPVSDLGWRPHSEHVGQTGKPVAANLYIAIGISGAIQHLAGINASKVKVVINTDPEAPFFKAADYGVVGDAFEVVPALIEKLKAFKAQQ; via the coding sequence ATGTCAGTTTTAGTATATACAGAATCAGAACAAGGAAAATTTAAAAAAGTAGCTTTAGAAGTAGCTTCTTACGCAAAAGCAGTTGCTAACCAATTAGGTACAACAGTAACAGCAGTAACCATTAATGCTAGTGATGCAAGTATTTTAGGAAACTATGGTGTGGACAAAGTATTAAATGTTACTAATGAACAGCTAGACGCTTTTAATGCAAAAGCGTATGCAGATGTTATTAAACAAGCAGCTGAAAAAGAAGATGCTAAAGTTGTTATTGTAAGCTCTAGTGCAGACAGTAAATATTTAGCACCCTTATTAGCCGTTGGCTTACACGCAGGATATGCTACTAATGTTATTGAAGCACCATCAAGTACTTCTCCTTTTACAGTAAAACGTACCGCTTTCACCAATAAAGCATTTAATATAACCACTATTAATACCGATGTAAAATTAGTGGCAGTATCTAATAATTCTTTCGGATTAGTAGAAAATTCAGGAAGCGCTTCCGCGGAAGACTTTGCTCCTGCTATTCCAGAATTTGGAGTACATGTACAATCTGTAGACAAAGCAAGTGATAAAGTTAGTATTGCAGATGCCGAAATAGTAGTTTCTGCTGGTCGTGGATTAAAAGGTCCTGAAAACTGGGGAATGATAGAAGAATTAGCAGATGTACTTGGTGCAGCTACTGCTTGTTCTAAACCCGTAAGTGACTTAGGATGGCGACCACATAGCGAACACGTAGGGCAAACAGGAAAGCCTGTTGCAGCAAACTTATACATAGCAATTGGTATTTCTGGTGCAATACAGCACTTAGCAGGAATTAATGCTAGTAAGGTAAAAGTAGTAATAAACACAGACCCTGAAGCTCCTTTTTTTAAAGCTGCAGATTATGGTGTTGTAGGCGATGCTTTTGAAGTTGTTCCTGCTTTAATCGAAAAATTAAAAGCCTTTAAGGCGCAACAATAA
- a CDS encoding electron transfer flavoprotein subunit beta/FixA family protein codes for MKILVCISHVPDTTSKINFTEGDTKFDTNGVQFVINPNDEFGLTRAMWFKEKQGASVTVVNVGGPETEPTLRKALAIGADEAIRVNTEAIDGFAVAKQLSKVIEDGGYDLVIAGRESIDYNGGMVPGMIAGLTNANFVNNCISLEVEGTNATAIREIDGGKETVTTSLPLVIGGQKGLVEESDLRIPNMRGIMMARKKPLQVVEPIATEAETSSIKFEKPAPKGAVTLVSPDNLDELVNLLHNEAKVI; via the coding sequence ATGAAAATTTTAGTGTGTATCAGTCACGTTCCTGACACGACATCAAAAATTAATTTTACAGAAGGAGACACAAAATTTGACACCAATGGTGTTCAATTTGTAATTAACCCAAATGATGAGTTTGGTTTAACTCGTGCCATGTGGTTTAAAGAAAAACAAGGTGCTAGTGTAACTGTTGTTAATGTTGGAGGTCCAGAAACAGAACCTACTTTACGTAAAGCTTTAGCTATTGGAGCAGATGAAGCAATTAGAGTAAACACAGAAGCTATAGATGGTTTTGCCGTTGCAAAACAATTATCGAAAGTAATAGAAGATGGAGGTTATGACTTAGTAATTGCTGGTCGTGAATCTATTGATTATAATGGAGGAATGGTTCCAGGAATGATAGCAGGTCTTACCAATGCAAATTTTGTAAATAACTGTATTAGCCTAGAAGTAGAAGGAACAAATGCAACTGCGATCAGAGAAATTGATGGTGGTAAAGAAACAGTTACTACATCCTTACCTTTAGTAATAGGAGGTCAGAAAGGATTAGTAGAAGAAAGCGATTTACGTATTCCAAACATGAGAGGAATCATGATGGCTCGTAAAAAACCTTTACAAGTTGTAGAACCTATTGCTACAGAAGCAGAAACTTCTTCTATTAAATTTGAAAAACCAGCTCCTAAAGGTGCTGTAACACTTGTTTCTCCAGATAATTTAGACGAATTGGTAAACTTACTTCATAACGAAGCAAAGGTAATTTAG
- a CDS encoding pyruvate dehydrogenase complex E1 component subunit beta has protein sequence MKTIQFREAVCEAMSEEMRRDESIYLMGEEVAEYNGAYKASKGMLDEFGAKRVIDTPIAELGFSGIAVGSTMTGNRPIVEFMTFNFALVGIDQIINNAAKIRQMSGGQFKCPIVFRGPTGSAGQLGATHSQAFESWFANTPGLKVIVPSNPYDAKGLLKAAIRDDDPVIFMESEQMYGDKGEVPEGEYVIPIGVAEVKREGTDVTIVSFGKIIKDAYKAADQLAEEGISCEVIDLRTVRPLDINTILTSVKKTNRLVILEEAWPFGNVSTEITYQVQAQAFDYLDAPIVKINTADTPAPYSPVLLAEWLPNSDDVVKAVKKVMYK, from the coding sequence ATGAAGACTATACAATTTAGAGAAGCAGTTTGTGAAGCCATGAGTGAAGAAATGCGCAGAGATGAAAGCATTTACTTAATGGGAGAAGAAGTAGCAGAATACAACGGAGCATATAAAGCAAGTAAAGGTATGTTAGACGAGTTTGGTGCAAAACGTGTTATAGACACACCAATTGCAGAACTTGGATTTTCTGGTATTGCTGTTGGTTCTACCATGACAGGAAATAGACCAATTGTAGAGTTTATGACTTTTAACTTCGCTTTAGTTGGTATTGACCAAATTATAAATAATGCAGCTAAGATTAGACAAATGTCTGGCGGACAATTTAAATGTCCTATTGTTTTTCGTGGTCCAACTGGATCTGCAGGACAATTAGGAGCAACACACTCGCAAGCTTTTGAAAGCTGGTTTGCAAACACTCCAGGTTTAAAAGTAATTGTACCTTCTAATCCTTATGATGCAAAAGGTTTATTAAAAGCGGCTATACGTGATGACGATCCAGTAATTTTTATGGAAAGTGAACAAATGTATGGGGATAAAGGAGAAGTGCCAGAAGGAGAATATGTAATTCCTATTGGAGTTGCAGAAGTGAAAAGAGAAGGAACAGATGTAACTATAGTATCTTTTGGTAAAATTATTAAAGATGCTTACAAAGCAGCAGACCAATTAGCTGAAGAAGGTATTTCTTGTGAAGTTATTGATTTACGTACCGTAAGACCTTTAGATATCAATACTATTTTAACGTCGGTTAAAAAAACAAATAGATTGGTTATTTTAGAAGAAGCTTGGCCATTTGGAAATGTTTCTACAGAAATTACATACCAAGTGCAAGCGCAAGCTTTCGATTATTTAGATGCACCAATTGTAAAAATAAATACTGCAGATACACCTGCACCTTACTCACCAGTTTTATTAGCAGAATGGTTGCCAAATAGTGACGATGTTGTTAAAGCGGTGAAAAAAGTAATGTATAAATAA
- a CDS encoding DUF5686 family protein, whose amino-acid sequence MKFKLILLLFFFGIVSVVAQTKVSGKVYDEFNEPVAFANVIFKGSSEGTITDENGTFYLESDANWDTVFVSFIGFATLNVPLEKRVNYDLKFILKEEEGSLDEVVIVTGKQSKKESENPAIAILKKVWEHKRQNGLKQFKQYEYDKYEKVEFDLNTIDSSLIKSKLFKGMEFVFDKVDTSRVTGKTYLPIFINEAVSKIYGDNLINKEKQDLLGNKNSGFSDNQVIIDFVNDLYSEFDIYDNYLKFFDKSFVSPISRTGINTYNYVLSDSTYRDNKWCYNIIYYPRRKNELTFKGDFWVADTTYAIKEINMQASKSANINWVKEIYIEQEFEVLNDSLLLLKRDYFMSDFSFNKKEEARGVYGKRTTLYDNYAFDIPKDEKFYSQEVYNYDKDIYNREDDFWEDNRMEALSKDEKGVYKMLDTLKTVKKFKRLYNVGSILASGYIEMPSLNLDYGPIFSTFGFNDVEGLRLRAGGRTYFGQNDLWRIEGFGAYGFKDDKFKYGISGKVLLDKKNRFIISGGNRRDVEQIGASLTTSTDVLGRSLASSSVIGTGTNDKLTSINLTSLAVEMEPVRNVVFRLSGNYRTLESASKTFSLDYYTDQTHTTTESEIKQFESALSVSYFPKRKMTGYGVERREANDGFARIFAQVTNGNQNMFKSDFDYTKVQLSYLQPWSVGGLGRLYTTLEVGKTFGEVPLGLLSVVPGNQSYFSIYNTFSNLDYYEFVTDTYASMHIQHNFNGRFFSRIPFLRKLNWREIVGFRAVVGEISKENRALNASGLVYKAPTNKAYYEYSFGIDNIFKVFRIDFNFRGNYLDETNYPDARKFGITGSFGFNF is encoded by the coding sequence ATGAAGTTTAAATTAATTCTCTTATTGTTTTTTTTCGGAATCGTTTCCGTTGTAGCACAAACCAAAGTTAGCGGTAAAGTATACGATGAATTTAATGAGCCAGTAGCCTTTGCTAATGTTATCTTTAAAGGTTCTTCCGAAGGTACAATAACAGATGAAAATGGAACTTTTTATTTAGAATCTGATGCCAATTGGGATACTGTTTTTGTTTCCTTTATTGGTTTTGCTACTTTAAATGTTCCTCTGGAAAAACGAGTTAATTACGATCTTAAATTTATTCTAAAAGAAGAAGAAGGATCGTTAGATGAAGTAGTAATTGTTACCGGAAAGCAATCCAAAAAAGAATCTGAAAATCCTGCAATTGCTATTCTTAAAAAAGTTTGGGAACACAAACGTCAAAATGGCTTAAAACAATTCAAACAATACGAATACGATAAATACGAAAAAGTTGAATTCGATCTAAATACCATTGATAGTTCCCTTATTAAAAGTAAGCTGTTTAAAGGTATGGAGTTTGTATTTGACAAGGTAGATACTTCTCGTGTTACAGGAAAAACATACTTACCTATATTTATTAATGAAGCGGTTTCTAAAATTTATGGAGACAACCTTATTAATAAAGAAAAACAAGATTTATTAGGTAATAAAAACTCTGGTTTTAGTGATAATCAAGTCATAATTGATTTTGTAAATGATCTGTATTCCGAGTTTGATATTTATGATAACTACCTAAAGTTTTTCGATAAGAGTTTTGTTAGTCCGATTTCTAGAACGGGAATAAATACTTACAATTACGTTTTATCAGATAGTACTTATCGCGATAATAAATGGTGTTACAATATTATATATTATCCTAGACGTAAAAACGAACTTACATTTAAAGGTGATTTTTGGGTTGCAGATACTACTTATGCCATTAAGGAAATTAACATGCAAGCTTCTAAAAGTGCCAATATAAACTGGGTAAAAGAGATTTATATAGAGCAGGAATTTGAAGTCCTTAATGACTCTTTATTGTTATTAAAAAGAGATTATTTTATGTCTGATTTTTCTTTTAATAAAAAGGAAGAAGCTCGTGGTGTTTACGGTAAGCGTACTACTTTGTATGATAATTATGCTTTTGATATTCCAAAAGATGAAAAATTCTACAGTCAGGAAGTGTATAATTACGATAAGGATATTTATAATAGAGAAGACGACTTTTGGGAAGATAACCGAATGGAAGCTTTAAGTAAAGACGAAAAAGGGGTTTACAAAATGCTAGACACTTTAAAAACCGTTAAAAAGTTTAAGCGTCTTTATAATGTAGGAAGTATTCTTGCATCCGGATATATAGAAATGCCAAGTTTGAATTTAGATTATGGTCCAATTTTTTCCACATTTGGTTTTAATGATGTAGAAGGATTGCGTTTAAGAGCTGGAGGAAGAACCTATTTTGGACAAAATGATCTTTGGCGTATTGAAGGTTTTGGTGCTTATGGTTTTAAAGACGATAAGTTTAAATACGGAATCTCAGGAAAAGTACTTCTAGACAAAAAAAATAGGTTCATTATATCTGGAGGAAACCGAAGAGATGTAGAGCAAATAGGAGCAAGTTTAACTACATCTACAGATGTTTTAGGACGTAGTTTAGCGTCGTCATCTGTTATAGGAACCGGAACAAATGATAAATTGACATCTATTAATCTTACCAGTCTTGCCGTTGAAATGGAACCGGTTAGAAATGTGGTTTTTAGACTAAGCGGAAACTACAGAACTTTAGAGTCGGCATCTAAAACGTTTAGTTTAGATTATTATACAGACCAAACACATACAACCACAGAATCGGAAATCAAGCAATTTGAAAGTGCTTTATCTGTTTCGTATTTTCCAAAAAGAAAAATGACAGGTTATGGTGTAGAACGTAGAGAAGCAAACGATGGTTTTGCAAGAATTTTTGCGCAAGTAACCAATGGTAATCAAAACATGTTTAAAAGTGATTTTGATTATACTAAAGTACAATTATCCTACTTGCAACCTTGGTCGGTTGGTGGTTTAGGAAGGTTATATACTACACTAGAGGTAGGAAAAACATTTGGAGAAGTTCCGTTAGGACTATTAAGTGTCGTTCCTGGAAATCAGAGTTATTTCTCTATATATAACACCTTTTCTAACCTAGATTATTACGAGTTTGTAACAGATACGTATGCATCTATGCATATACAACATAATTTTAATGGTCGTTTCTTTTCGCGAATTCCTTTTCTACGTAAGTTAAACTGGAGAGAAATAGTTGGGTTTAGAGCTGTTGTTGGTGAAATATCCAAAGAGAACAGAGCACTTAACGCATCTGGTTTAGTCTATAAAGCACCAACGAATAAAGCGTACTACGAATACAGTTTTGGTATAGATAATATCTTTAAAGTCTTTAGAATCGATTTTAATTTTAGAGGAAATTATTTGGACGAAACCAATTATCCAGATGCCAGAAAATTTGGTATTACAGGTAGTTTCGGGTTTAATTTTTAG